The Actinomycetota bacterium genomic interval GCTCATCGAGGTCCGCGCCGGCGTGTACGTCGGCGACTACTCAGAACGCGCACGGCACGTTCTCTGGAACCAAGTCGTGAAAGGCATCGGCGACGGCAACGCCGTCATCATGTGGCAATCGCCGACGGAAGCAGGGTTCGACTTCGAGACGCTTGGCCTGAACCGGAGGATTCCCAAGGACGTTGACGGGATGAAACTTGTCTCCTTCCTCGCGGCCGAGTCCCCGGTTGCAGAGGATTCCGCAAGCTCTTTCTGAATCGTCAACTGCTCAGGACGTACTCATGAGACGACGCGAGGTGCCACCGACGCAAAGGCTC includes:
- the cas2e gene encoding type I-E CRISPR-associated endoribonuclease Cas2e; the encoded protein is MTVIVVENVPPSLRGRLAVWLIEVRAGVYVGDYSERARHVLWNQVVKGIGDGNAVIMWQSPTEAGFDFETLGLNRRIPKDVDGMKLVSFLAAESPVAEDSASSF